Proteins from a genomic interval of Phocoena phocoena chromosome 20, mPhoPho1.1, whole genome shotgun sequence:
- the NANOS2 gene encoding nanos homolog 2: MQQPTFDMWKDYFNLSQVVLALIQSRGQGPEAQATGEPGPGPQLGQDQGQGGQGASGGLATLCNFCKHNGESRHVYSSHQLKTPEGVVVCPILRHYVCPLCGATGDQAHTLKYCPLNGGQQSLYRRSGRNSAGRKVKR; the protein is encoded by the coding sequence ATGCAGCAGCCTACCTTCGACATGTGGAAGGACTACTTCAACCTGAGCCAGGTGGTGCTGGCACTGATCCAGAGTCGGGGGCAAGGGCCGGAGGCCCAAGCGACCGGGGAGCCGGGACctgggccccagctggggcaggatcagggacagggagggcagggggccaGCGGGGGCCTGGCCACCCTGTGCAACTTTTGCAAACACAATGGGGAATCTCGCCACGTGTACTCCTCACACCAGCTGAAGACACCAGAGGGCGTGGTGGTGTGTCCCATCCTGCGGCACTATGTGTGTCCCCTGTGCGGGGCCACGGGGGACCAGGCCCACACACTCAAGTACTGCCCGCTAAACGGAGGCCAGCAGTCTCTCTATCGCCGCAGCGGGCGCAATTCCGCCGGCCGCAAGGTCAAGCGCTGA